The following coding sequences lie in one Primulina huaijiensis isolate GDHJ02 chromosome 2, ASM1229523v2, whole genome shotgun sequence genomic window:
- the LOC140962796 gene encoding probable serine/threonine-protein kinase WNK9, with translation MILSLLRLIPLEDMEGYRAFDEHEGIEVAWNQVKLYDFLRRPEDLERLYCEIHLLKTLKHSNIMKFYTSWVDIANRNINFVTEMFTSGTLREYRLKHKRVNIRAIKHWCRQILQGLLYLHNHDPLVIHRDLKCDNIFINGNQGEVKIGDLGLAAILRKSCAARCVGTPEFMAPEVYEEEYNELVDIYSFGMCILEMVTFEYPYSECSHPAQIYKKVISGKKPDALYKVKDPEVRLFVEKCLATASDRHSAWELLNDPFLQIDDYAHDLRPWNYNRDYNEISPVLRRTLSSVHHSTTSSSVNGYSHHLSYEQENDFDYHTVEYEAHEHDFFKNPEDGHLQNVDITIKSSKGSEDDIFLKLRIADKEGRVRNIYFPFDIEIDTAVSVATEMVSELDIMDQDVNKIVEMIDNEIASLVPEWKRVRSMNSCCQNCASDVSLVGYKPGKSQHIFECSEHKCGAIHGRFEEITYQSEASEQNFTDGAPMWSSESDGTCHTDTWGQKNNPDFSLCFSNTHDDFEQSRDDKYASIRTMVEEIELGEDGENEIRQELRWIKAKYQMELREHSDQEPGVIL, from the exons ATGATTCTGAGTTTGTTGAGGTTGATCCCACTGGAAGATATGGAAGG TTATAGAGCTTTTGATGAGCATGAAGGGATTGAAGTAGCTTGGAATCAAGTGAAACTTTATGATTTCTTGCGAAGACCTGAAGATCTTGAAAGACTCTATTGTGAGATACATCTACTCAAGACTTTAAAACACAGTAATATTATGAAATTCTACACTTCTTGGGTTGATATTGCCAATAGGAACATCAATTTTGTTACAGAAATGTTCACTTCTGGCACTCTGAGAGA GTATAGGCTGAAACATAAGAGGGTTAATATCAGAGCAATAAAGCACTGGTGTAGGCAGATTTTGCAAGGTCTTCTTTATCTCCACAATCATGATCCTCTAGTCATTCATAGAGATCTCAAGTGtgacaatatttttattaatgggAATCAAGGTGAAGTAAAAATTGGTGATCTTGGCCTTGCTGCAATTCTTCGGAAATCTTGTGCTGCGCGGTGTGTAG GAACACCGGAGTTTATGGCTCCCGAGGTTTATGAAGAGGAATACAATGAACTAGTTGATATTTATTCGTTTGGGATGTGCATTTTGGAAATGGTGACTTTTGAATATCCTTACAGCGAATGCAGCCATCCAGCTCAAATCTACAAGAAAGTGATATCA GGAAAAAAACCGGATGCACTTTACAAAGTTAAAGATCCTGAGGTACGCCTATTTGTTGAGAAATGTTTAGCAACAGCCTCTGACAGACATTCAGCATGGGAGCTTCTGAATGACCCCTTCCTCCAAATCGACGATTATGCTCATGATTTGAGGCCATGGAACTATAATAGAGATTACAATGAAATAAGTCCGGTTTTAAGGCGCACGCTCTCGAGTGTTCATCATAGTACCACGAGTTCATCAGTCAATGGTTACTCACATCATCTTAGTTATGAACAAGAAAATGATTTTGATTACCACACAGTCGAATATGAAGCACATGAACatgattttttcaaaaaccCCGAGGATGGTCACTTGCAAAATGTAGATATTACTATAAAAAGTAGTAAGGGATCTGAGGATGATATCTTTCTGAAACTCAGAATTGCAGATAAAGAAG GTCGTGTTCGAAACATATATTTCCCTTTTGATATTGAAATTGACACAGCTGTGAGTGTTGCGACTGAAATGGTTTCCGAGTTGGATATCATGGATCAAGATGTGAATAAAATAGTAGAAATGATAGATAATGAAATTGCTTCCTTGGTACCGGAATGGAAAAGAGTACGTAGCATGAACAGTTGCTGCCAGAATTGTGCTTCAGATGTTTCTCTTGTTGGCTACAAGCCAGGAAAGAGTCAGCACATTTTTGAATGTTCTGAACACAAATGCGGTGCTATACATGGCCGTTTTGAGGAGATTACATATCAATCTGAAGCATCCGAACAAAATTTTACAGATGGTGCACCTATGTGGTCGAGTGAATCTGATGGCACATGCCACACTGATACATGGGGTCAAAAAAACAAccctgatttcagtttgtgttTTAGTAACACCCATGATGATTTTGAGCAATCAAGAGACGATAAATATGCTAGTATTAGAACTATGGTTGAGGAAATTGAGTTAGGAGAGGATGGCGAGAATGAGATTAGGCAAGAGCTGAGGTGGATCAAGGCAAAGTATCAAATGGAGTTGAGGGAGCATAGTGATCAAGAACCCGGGGTCATCTTGTAA